The region ATACGGTTCGTCTGCTCAAGCAGGCTGCCCATGGGTGCGCTCATGACCAGGGACGGCATGAGATATTCGAACATCGATCCCGACCACGAGATCAACGCTGATCCGCGTCCCACCGGAGTCGATGTCCGGCCCAGCCTCAGCCAATGCCGGGAGGGCACGTCCCCTTTCGCGATGGCGAACAGGCTGGCCAACCGCGCTTCCGACGCAAGCAGATCGTAGCAACTGGCATCCAGGCGGTTGTCGGCCACCGAATATCCGATTGAAAGCAGCTTGCGCGCCGGGTCCAACAGGAAGGCGAAGTCCATCTCCACCGCCATCTCACGCGCATCGCGGGCGAGCGCAAGCAGCCGAGCGCTGATTTCCGCGCCTTCAGACGTTTCTTCGGCGTCCTGCCGATGTTCCTGAATGGCGGTGGCAAGGGCCCCGGTCCAGAATGCCAGGTCGTCCATGGGCCGGTCGGCTTCGGCAGGCACCAGCACCCTGGCCAGCTTGGCGGCCTTGGTCGCAAGGCGGCCGAGAGAGGGCAGCAATGCGGTCGAATCCAAGGCGCTGCGCAACAACGAATCCATTTCGTCGAGGCATTCCGCAAGTTGGCGCAGATGCTCGTTCCCGACGACTGTCATCCCGGCAAGAGCATCTTGAGCCAACGCAAGGGTGTCGGAAAGGCCGGCGCGCACGTCCAGGCCGGGCGAGGGTGCGGCCCACTCTTCGCAAGCATTGCGCAGCGTGATCAAGTGGCCCGCAAGATTGCCGCTGTCGACCGACGACACATAGGCGGGTGCGAGTACGTGCAAATCGTCCGTTGCGTACCAATTCAGAAAGTGACCCCGGTGCCGCTCCAGCTTGCGCATGGTGGCCAGGGTATCTTCCAGCAGCGCAACGGCTTTGCGCCTGCCTATCCAGCCAAAATCCCGTGCGGCAACAATCGACAGCAGATAAAGCCCCATGTTGGTCGGCGAGGTGCGCCGGGCCAGCACGGGCCTGGGGGTTTCCTGGTAATTGTCGCAAGGCAGCATATGATCGGCCGACGTCACGAACGTCTCGAAGAACCGCCACGTGCGGCGCGCCGTCTGCCGCAAGGACAGATCGGTGGCAGGGGCCACGCGCAGTTGGGCCTGCATCACGCGCGCGCGGCTGATCCACCACGCATAAGTCGGCGCGCCTATCCATAGAAGCAGAAATGGCCCAACCAGTCCCCATGAGGCCGGTTGCACCCACAGCGCGGCGCCGGCCATGCAAAGCGCAAGCGCCACGCCTTGCCACATCATGCGATACGCGCCCGGCACGCCGGATCGGGCGATGCTGGCGGACTGGGCTGCCGTCACCCATTCGAGCAGGTGGCGACGGCTGACACCCAAACGCCACAGCGAACGGACGATCGCGTCCGTCATTCTCCAGGCAGTATCGGCAAGCAGGATGAACGACGCCAGGATCTGTTCCCCGGCAAGCACGAAATCCTGGCCGAACAGCATGGTGCGCTGGCTCAGCGCGACACCGCTACGGCGCGCAGCGGCAAAACTGAAGGACGAGAAGAACGCCGGAATTGCCTGGCATAAAACAATGAAGAGGGTCGCCAGCAGCGCCACGGGCAATGGCAGCAACCATGCGACCGCGAGCGCCAGGAAGCTTGAGGGAGCCAGCAAGGATCTCCTCAGGTTGTCCGCCATTTTCCCTCGCCCGATGGCGGGCACCGCGCGCCCCCTTCCGCTCCAGCCGAATATCCAGGGCAGCAGTTGCCAGTCGCCGCGGGTCCAACGATGGGTGCGCCGGACAGCGACGTCATAGCGGGCAGGAAATTCCTCGACGACCTCGATGTCTGACACCAGCGCCGCGCCAGCGAACACACCTTCGAACAGATCGTGGCTGAGCATGGTGTTCTCGGGCACCCTGCCGGCCAACGCTGCTTCGAAGGCATCGATATCGTAAATACCCTTGCCAGCGTACGAGCCCTCGCCGAACAAATCCTGATAAACGTCGGACACGGCCGCCGCGTAAGGATCCATGCCGGCCGGACTTGAAAACAAGCGTTGATAAACGGAACCTTCGCGATTCAGCGGCAGCGACGGCGTAACCCTGGGCTGAAGGATGGCGTGCCCCTCGACCACGCGCTGTCGGGTAGCGTCGAAACGGGGCCGGTTCAAGGGATGCGCCATCTTGCCGATAAGTCTCTGCGCCGCATCCCGGGGGAGGCGTGTGTCGGCATCAAGCGTGATGACATAACGCACGCGCTGCGGCAACTGCTGCTTCAGGCCTGGAATCGCCGTATAGCTGGTATCCGTGGCGCCGCGCAGCAGGCGGTTCAGTTCGTGCAACTTGCCGCGCTTGCGCTCCCATCCCATCCAGGTGCCCTCGGCCTTGTTGAACAAGCGGCGGCGGTTCAGCAGCAGAAAACGGTTGCCTGCCGGCGCGGGCCCATGCGCCAGGTTGAGCCTGGCGATCGCCGCGCTACCCGCCGCGAGGACGGATAGGTCTGTTGGGAGCGTTTCGGTCGCGGCGTCCGGTCCGTCGGTCAACAAGGCATAGACCAGATCTCCGCCCGCGCCGGAAAGGTAAAGCACCTCCAACTGCTCGATCTGCTCCAGCAACTCGGCTTCGGTTGTCAGCAATATGGGCACCGCGACCAGCGTGCGGTATTTCTCCGGTACATCCACGGTCAGATCCATGGCGGGCAGCACGGTGGCGCCCAGCTTCCATGTGATCAAGCGATTCAGAAGCGCGGTGGCGAGTTCGGTTGCCGGAAGAAATGCCAGAATCAGGAACAGTGCCATCCGGCCAGACTCGCCCCCGGCGCGCCAACCGATCCAGGCGGAAAATGCGAGCAGCAACAACGCCACCGCCACGATCGTGCCGGTGTAGCCCAGGATCCCGCCGCGCATGGCCCACCGGTCCAGCCGCAGGTGCAGAGGCGCCACATACGCAATCTGCCTTTCCAGTGCGCGCCGTCCGCCGCCGACGAGATAATAGCCAGGATCCCCGACCCGCTCACGCTCGATTTCCGGCGCCGTTTGCGCCGCCCCGCTGGCCATATCGAGGGTTCTTTGCGCGATTTCAAGTTCGCTTATGGACGATCCGCGAGCCAGATGCTCGATCTCCTTGCGATAGAGATCCCGCGTCGCGAAATCCATTGCCGCGAAGGCGCTGGACTTCCTCAGACATGCATCAGCGAGGCTGACACTTTCGAACCAGTCCGCCCAATCAATGTCGGACATCAAACGCATGCTGGAAATGACGTTGCGCACGCTGACGTTGGCTGCGCCCTGAAGCTGCTGCGCTTGCTCCACGACGGCGTCCGTGTTGCTGCCCTGCGCGGCGAGGCGCGTCTGCAACCACGCCAGGGCCGGCGTATCATGGGGATCCCGATCGCGCAGACGCTTGCTCAGCTGGGCGAAGAAAGTTTCGGACAACGGCCCCGCGGATCGGCCCAGAGCATCAAGATTCGGGGCGCCGCCCACGTCATCGTCTGAGCGCAACATGGCATTGGCCAGGTCGTCCGCCCCATCCCGGGCAGAGCGCCCTGCCTCAATCTCTTCCGCGAGGCGGCGCAGATTCTCGACGAGAACGATGCGGAGAGTAATGGCGATCGCCCATAGTTCGCCTATGGTCAGCGCCTGCACCTCTTGATACCCCGAAACGAAACGCCGCAGAATCTCGGGATCGAAGTTGCTGTCGGTGTGCGCGACGAAAGCCCATGCCACCCCAAGAACTCGGGGATAGCCCGCAAACGGGCCGCTGGACAGCTTCGGAAGCTGGCGATAGAAGCCGGCGGGCAGATCATCACGGATTTGCCGTATTTGCTCCTCTACCACGTGGTAATTGTCGAGCAGCCACTCCGCGGCGGGCTCGACGCTGCGGCCATCTTCGAGTTCCTGGGCGCTCGCGCGATAAGCCGCCAGGAGAACTGCCGCATTGCCATCAAGACGTTTGCGTAGCGCGGTTACGCGTCTAGGCTTGTTTGTGACCGTCTGCGCCGCCGCCAGGCTGCGTGCATGTTGCGCCAGTCGTTCTACACCAAATAACTCGTTTCTGACCGGCGCACTGTCATTCCAGGGAGATGAGTGACTTACTCTTGTTTCGTCTTTGATTGCGTGCCCCCTGTGGAGGGACGCGAACTGGTCGCAGGTACCGGGGTAGGCTTGGGCGGCTGCTTGGGCTTCTTTGCTTCTTTATTTCCGCGCACTTGGCCTTTGGCCATGATAGTTACTCCACAAAAATCCGCGTGCGGAATCCACACGGGGTAAGTCATTAAAGGACCGCCAGGATCCGCTAGCGCACCGTCGGCCGGTTCATTTGATCGACCAACTGACGGCCGTGCAGAATCGCGGCGTCCACAGCGAGCGCGGGCGTCGCCACGGTGCCGCCTTTCAGAAAGGCCGGTACGCCGCAGGAAGAAGCGATCGAGCTGTCATGAGGCACCATCATCAGCGTAGCGGTGAATGCCGACGCATTGGCGGCGCTCTGGCGCCTTACGATGGCGCTCAATCGATACCCTTTGTAGATCAGATTATTTTTCATATCCTTGTCCCTGAGATTGCCGATCGCGGCGCCGCAAAAATTGAATAGCCCTCCGAGGAGGGCTACTTTCACAGCACGCGGATGTTTGTGGCTTGAGGCCCTTTGGCGCCCTCTGCCATCACGAAACTGACTCGCTGGTTTTCCGCCAGCGTGGGGGCGCCATCTCCCTTGATCTCGGAAATATGGGCGAAGAGATCCCTGCCGCCGGACTCAGGCGTGATGAAACCGAAACCCTTTTCGGCGTTAAACCACTTGACGATGCCAGTTTGCATGATCTTTCCTTGAAAACCGAAGGGACGACCCCTTCTATCGGGAAATCAAGGAAGGAATCTCGGACGATGAAGCGCGCGGGGCGCATGAGGGCAACGAGTCTCGGTGCTTGAATCTTGACCCCAGGGTGCGCGCCGTGATGAACCACGTCAAGGAGAGATTCAGGGGACACTGATCTCTTTTGTTACCATCGCTCAGAGTCAAGCCTGCTGGCGCGTCGCTGCCAGCAGGCTCTTGAGGATACAGACGCCTTGCGGCTGCGCGACCGTGTCCCGCATGGCGCCTTGCTCAAGCTGCCGCGGCCAGCGGCACGCGCGCTTCGTCCAGCTTGGCTTGCGCGTCACGCAATGCCGTGCGCAAGCCCTCTTCCACCACGGGATGGTAGAAAGGCATTTCCAGCATGGCGGCGATGGTCAAGCCCTGCTGCAAAGCCCAGGCCAGCAAGTGCGCCAGGTGCTCCACGCTGGGGCCGGCCATTTCCGCGCCCAGGAAGCGGCCGCTGGCGCGGTCGGCGTACACGTGCAGCCTGCCCTTGTTCTTCAACATGACGCGCGAACGCCCCTGATTGCCGAAATCGACCTGGCCGCTGACAAAGCTGCCTTCCTGCAGCCGGCCGTAGGGCGTGCCGACCACGCCGATCTGCGGATCGGAGAAAACCACCGCCATCGGCGCGCGGCGCTGTCCAGCCGTGACGCGCGGATAGTGCGCCGCGTTTTCACCGGCGATACGGCCTTCGTCGGCGGCTTCGTGCAGCAGCGGCACGTCGCTGTTCGCATCGCCCGCGATGAAGATGGACGACGTGCCCGCCTGCATGGTGTAGCGGTCGAACTCCGGCACGCCAGCTGGATTCAGCTTGAGCGACGTGTTCTGCAGATTCAGGCCGCCTACATTTGCACGACGGCCGGTGGCCACCAGCGCGTAGTCGAAAGTTTCCGTGCGCTCGCTGTTGTCCAGCGCCACGTAGCGGATCTTCACGGCATCGCCTTCGCGCACCGTTTCCAGGACGCGCGCATCGGGATCCAGGTAGAACTCTTCCTGGAAGGCCTTGCGGGCGCTGTCGCGCACGGCGGGGTCGGACAGGCCGCCCAGGCTGCCGCTGACGCCGAAGACGCGCACCCGCACGCCAAGGCGGGCCAGGGCCTGGCCCAGCTCCAGGCCGATGACGCCGGGACCGAACACGGCCACGCTACGCGGCAGGTCGTCCCAGTAGAAGACGTCGTCGTTGACGACCACGCGGTCGCCCAGGGCCTTGAAAGGCGGCGGCACGGCGGGCGTGGAACCGGTGGCGATGACGACGCTGCCCGCATGGACTTCGGTGTGATCATCCACGCGCAGCACGTTGTCCGACACGAAGCGCGCATAGCCGAGCAGCTTGTCCTGCGCCGGGATGCTTTCCACGCCCTCCACGACGAAGCCGACGAAGCGGTCGCGTTCGCGGCGCACGCGGGCCATGACCTCGCGGCCATCCACGCGCACCTTGCCGTCGATGTGCACGCCGAAGGGCGCGCCGTGGGCGGCGGTGTGGGCGGCCTCGGCGGCGGCGATCAGCAGCTTGGACGGCATGCAGCCGACGCGGGCGCAGGTGGTGCCGTACTGGCCGGCTTCGATCAGCAGCGCGCGCTTGCCGGCGGCGATGGCGGCGCGGTAGGCGCCCAGTCCGGCGGTACCGGCGCCGATCACGGCGACATCGGTGTGCAAGGTTTTCATGATTATCCTTTTGGGCTAAGTGCGTGGCCGGTCAGCCGCACGGGCGCACGCTCTGGACAGAAAGCCGTCCAGGATCTGTTGCACGGGTTCGCGGGGCGAACTGCCCCGGGCTACCGCCGGGCCGCGCGTTTGTGGACGCGCGGCCCGGCCGGGGTGCCGCCTGGATCAGGCAGCAATGGCGAAGTGGGCTTTCAGGCTGTCCAGGCCGCCGATCAGCGCGCCGTTGATGAACACCTGCGGGGCGGTGCCCGCGCCCGACACGGCGCCGATCACGCGGCCGCGGACCTTGTTGTCCAGCGGGATGTCGACGAAGTTGTAGCCCTTGTTGTCCAGGATGGCCTTGGCTTCGATGCAGAAGGGGCAGCCGACCTTGGAGAACACCACCACTTGGTCCGGCTTGGCGGCGCTGGGCGACAGGTAGTTCAGCATCGTGTCCGCGTCGGAGACTTCGAACGGGTCGCCGTCTTTTTCGGGTTCGATGAACATCTTTTCGACCACGCCGTCACGCACCAGCATGGAATAGCGCCAGCTGCGCTTGCCGAAGCCCAGGTTGCGCTTGTCCACCAGCATACCCATGCCTTCGGTGAAGTCGCCGTTTCCGTCGGGCATCAGGGTGATGTTGGAGGATTCCTGGTCCTTGGCCCATTCATTCATCACGAAGGTGTCGTTGACCGACAGGCAGACGATGCTGTCGACGCCGTTGGCGAAGAAGGCGGGCGCCAGTTCGTTGTAGCGCGGCAGGTGGGTGGACGAGCAGGTAGGCGTGAACGCGCCGGGCAGGGAGAAGACCACCACCGTCTTGTTCTTGAACACGTCGTCGGTGCTCACTTGCTTCCATTCATTGCCTTCCCGGACGGGGAAAGTGACGTTGGGAACGCGTTGGCCTTCACGAGCTTGCAGCATGGGGGGAATCTCCGGTCTTGGGGTAAGGGATGGCGGCGTTTGAATGCCATGACCGAATAATAAATAAGAACTATCTTGGTGGATAATTTAATTAATTTAAGCAATCGATAGTTTTTAACGATTGATGCCTGTCTTTCTATAGCTTTGATTCTATCCCCGGAAAGGGAAAGGTGATGCCCGGCCTACGGCCGGGCATCTTGTGGGGCAGCTAGCGTCCCGGGACCGGCCCGGGCCGCAGGCCCATCCGGCCCCGCGCCAGCGGGACAAGGCCGCAGGCCCGCCCAGCCCCGCGCCAGCGGGACAAGGCCGCAGGCCCGCCCAGCTCCGCGCCAGCGGGACAAGGCCGCAGGCCCGCCCAGCTCCGCGCCAGCGGGACAAGGCCGCAGGCCCGCCCAGCTCCGCGCCAGCGGGACAGGGCCGCAGGCCCGCCCAGCCCCGCGCCAGCGGGACAGGGCCGCAGGCCCGCCCAGCCCATCCGCAGGAGGTCAGGCGGGATTGGGGGTGTAGCCGGCGTCGCGGATGGCGGATTCGACGGACGCGCGGTCGTCAGTGCCGGAGACGGTTACCAGGTGGCTGGCTACGTCGGCCTGGACGCTGGCGCCCGGGACGGCAGTCGTGACGGCCCCCGTGATCGTCTTCACGCAATGGCCACACGTCATGTCGGGGACTTGGTACTGCAGAGCCATGATGATTCTCCTGTCGATTTCATAGCGGATGCCCTGTTAAGGCTCCCACCAGTTAACAAAACCGGACACCTGCATAGGCATCCTCACATGGACAAAGCTTAAACCTTCCAACAATGGAAAGGTCAAGCCTGCCCGCTGCATCGCCCTTGGGAAGAACCGGCGCCCGACGGACGGCGCCACGATCGCCGCGCCCCTTGCCGCCCCGGCAGCGCGTCCCCGTCCGGCTCAAGGCCGCCGAAGCAACAGCTTGCATTCCTCCCCCTTGACCCTACCATTATGGGAAGGTTGATACTACGTCCAACATCATCGTTGACCATACGAACAAAGATCATGAACTCCCCCGTCACCGAGCTGGACCTCTCCATCGAAGGCATGACCTGCGCGTCCTGCGTCCGCCGCGTGGAAAAAGCGCTGGCCGCTGTGCCGGGCGTGGGCAACGCCAGCGTCAACCTCGCGACGGAGCGCGCCCACATCGCCTGGAACGGCGAAGTAGCGGACCCCACCGCGGACCCGCTGCTGGCCGCCGTCGCCAAGGCCGGCTACGCCGCCCACGTCATCGAAGACCCCCGCCGGCAGGCCGAACAACTGAACGCGCAACGGGAAGCCGAAGCCAGGCGCCTCCAAGGCCGCTTCTGGACGGCCCTGGCGCTCGCCCTCCCCGTCTTCCTCCTGGAAATGGGCGGCCACGTCTTCCCGCCCCTGCACGGCTGGATAGACGCCACCATCGGCATGCAAAACAGCTGGATCCTGCAAGCTGTACTCACCACGATCCTGCTGGCCGGCCCCGGCCGCCACTTCTTCCTGCTGGGCCTGCCGGCATTGTGGCGGCGCGCGCCCGACATGAACTCCCTGGTCGCCTTGGGCGCCGGTAGCGCGTGGGCCTACTCGCTGGTGGCGACCTTGCTGCCCGATGCCCTGCCGGCCGGCACCGGCGCCGTCTACTTCGAAGCCGCCGCAGTCATCGTCACCCTGATCTTGCTGGGCCGCATGCTGGAAGCGCGCGCCAAAGGACGCACCGGCGCGGCCATCGCCCGCCTGGCCGCCCTCCAGCCCCGCAACGCCCGCGTCCTGCGGACAGCCACCTCGACGCCGTCGACGCCCGCTGCTCTTGCGGACACACCCGTGGACCTGCCCATCGCGGACGTGCGCGCGGGCGACATCGTGCTGGTGCGCCCCGGCGAGAAAATCCCGGTGGACGGCGAAGTCATCGACGGCGGCTCCTATGTCGACGAATCGATGATCACCGGCGAACCGGTGCCCGTGGAAAAAGCCCCCGGGGCCGCGGTCACGGGCGGCACGCTCAACACCACCGGCGCCCTGACGGTACGCGTCACCCACACCGGCGCCGACACCGCCCTCGCCCGTATCGCGCAACTGGTCGAACAAGCCCAGGGCGCCCGCCTGCCCATCCAGGCCCTGGTGGACCGCGTCACCTACTACTTCGTGCCGGCCATCCTGCTCACTGCCCTCCTCACCTTCGCCGCCTGGATGGCATGGGGACCCGCGCCCGCGCTACCGCTGGCCCTGGTCCACGCCGTGGCCGTGCTGATCGTGGCCTGCCCCTGCGCCATGGGGCTCGCCACGCCCATGTCCATCATGGTCGGCACCGGGCGCGCCGCCGAACTTGGCGTGCTGTTCCGCCAGGGCACCGCCCTGCAGACCTTGCGCGATGTCGACGTCGTGGCGTTCGACAAGACCGGCACCTTGACGATAGGCAAGCCGTCGCTGACGGACATGCAGCTTGCCCCGGCCAGCAGCCATGACGACGTGCGTGGCTATGACGCAAGTCCTGGATATGACGCGAGTCCCGGCCATGACGCCATGCCTGACCATGGTCGCCTGTCTGACCATGGCGGCCTGTCTGACCGTGGCGAGCAAGACCGCCGCAACGACGTCCTTGCCTTGACAGCCGCGGTCCAGTCCGCGTCCGAGCACCCCATCGCCGTGGCCATGCTGGCCGCTGCACGCGAAGCCGGACTGACCCTGCCGCCGGTGCAGGATTTCCAGGCGCTCACCGGCGCGGGCGTGCGCGGCACGGTGCAAGGACACAAGCTGGTACTGGGCTCCGCCGCCCTGATGCGCCAGGAAGGCGTCGACATTGCCGCCCTCGCCTCCACCGCGGAAACCTGGGCCAAGGAAGGCAAGACGCCGATCCACGTGGCCATCGACGGCCAGGCCGCGGCCTTGATGGCCGTCTCCGACCCCATCAAGCCGGGCGCGGCGGCGGCGATCGAGGCGCTGCATGCAGCGGGCGTTCGCACCGCCATGATCACCGGCGACGACCGCCGCACGGCCCAGGCCGTGGCGCGCGAGCTGGGCATCGACGAGGTCCATGCGGAAACCTTGCCGGCCGACAAGCAACGGGTGATCGCGGGAATGCAGGCAGGTGCGCGCGCATCGAAAACCGAACCCGGTGACGGGCTGGTCCCGGGGGCCGGGCCAGTCACGGGGGCCGGGCCAGTCACGGGGGCCGGCCCATTCACGAAAGCCGGGCAGGCCCACTCTGCCCGCGGGCACACGGCGGCCTCCGCGCAATCCCGGAAAGTGGCATTCGTCGGTGACGGCATCAACGATGCCCCTGCCCTGGCGGCGGCCGATGTCGGCATCGCCATCGGGACCGGCACGGATGTCGCGATCGACGCGGCCGACGTAGTGTTGATGGCGGGCGATCCGCAAGGTGTGCCGCGTGCCATCGGCGTCAGTCACGCCACCCTGGCCAACATCCGCCAGAACCTGTTCTGGGCCTTCGCCTACAACGTCGCCCTGATTCCCCTGGCGGCGGGCGTATTGCAGCCGCTGGGCGGGCCCGCGCTGTCGCCCATCTTCGCGGCCGCGGCCATGGCCCTTTCCAGCGTCTTCGTGGTGGGCAACGCCCTACGCTTGAAGCGCTACGGGGCCCGCGCAGGCAGCGGCACGGGCGCGGACGCCGGCAGCGGCACGGGCGCGGACGCCGGCAGCGGCACGGGCATCCAGCAGACAACCGGCGCCAGCGGCCACCAGCCCCATGGCGCGGCAAGGAAACAAGCATGAATATCGGACAAGCCGCCACGGCGACGGGCATCAGCGCGAAGATGATCCGCTACTACGAAGGCATAGGATTGATCGACACCGCGGGCCGCACGGAAGCAGGCTACCGCGTGTACAGCGACCATGACCTGCACACGCTGCGCTTCATCCGCCGCGCGCGCGACCTGGGTTTTACGGTGGAGGTCATGCGGGATCTGCTGGCGCTGTGGCGGGATCGTGGCCGCGCCAGCGCCGACGTCAAGCGCATCGCGCTGGAACACGTGGCGGAACTGGAGCGCAAGGCGGCGGCGCTGCGCCAGATGGCGGACACGCTGCAACACCTGGCAGCCCACTGCCACGGCGATCAGCGGCCGGACTGCCCCATCATCGACGAGCTGGGCGCGCCCGGCGCGCAATGAGCGCTGCCGCGTCGCAGCGACAGCTCAGCGGCTTAGCGGCTCAACGGCGCACCGCGTCAGCGGGTCAGCGGAGTCAGCGACCCAGCGGCGCAGCGCCGGGAGCCTGGCGCTGCGACTACGCGCAGGTAGTGCCTCAGGCCACCGGCCCGGTCCACTCCGTGATGAAGTCTTTGTAGTCCGGACGCTTCACGGGCGGCACTTCGCAACCGGGCGTGCCGATGGCCAGGTAGCCAAGAAAGCGGTAGTCCAGTGGATCGAAGCCCAGGGCCAGCTGGACTTCTTCCACATACGTGCCCACACCCGTGCTCCAGAACGCGGCGTAGCCCAGCATGTGCACGGCGTTCAGCACGTTCATCACCGATGCGCCCGCGGCCAGCATCTGCTCGTGCTCGGGAATCTTGCCGTGGTCGATCTTCTGGGCGACGGCCAGGAATAGCGGAACGGACGCCATCCACTCGCGCACCGACTTTTCTTTCTCGGGAGTCATGCGCGGATCGCCGCTGCGCTTGACCGCGCCCAGCGCCACGTCGGCCAGCTTGGCGATATTCTCGCCACGGATGATGGCGTAGCGCCAAGGGCGTTGCGAACCGTGGTCGGGCGCCGACATGCCGGCCTGGAGGATCTGGCCCAGCTCGTCCGGCGACGGCCCGGGGGCGCGCAGGAACTTGGTGGAACGGCGGGAATACAGGGCGTGCAAGGGAGTGGAAATCGTTTCAGGGGAGTTCATGCTTGGGGGATTCTCTTGGAATGATGGAATACAGGTCGCCTTGGACTCAGCCCAGATGGGTATGGCGCTCGGGGCGTTCCTCGACCTGCATTTCGGCCAGGCCATGCAGGATGCCGCAATTTTCGGCATGTGGCCGGGCCGAAAGACATCGTTGGCGCAGGTCACCCAATTGCGCTTTCAATTGCGTCAGCTCGGCGATGCGTTCGTCGACGTGGGTAATGTGGGCGTCGAAGATGTCATTGATGGGGCCGCAGTCGGCGGCGTGGCTGTCGGCCAGTTGCAGGATCGCGCGGATTTCTTCCTGCGTCATGTCCAGAGCCCGGCAGTTACGGATCAGGCGCAGGCGGTCGGCATGGGTGGGGCCGTAGCTGCGATAGTTGTTGTCACCGCGTTCGGGGGCCGGCAGCAGGCCCTCCTTTTCGTAGTAGCGCACGGTTTCCACCGTGGTACCGGCGGCCTTGGCCAATTCACCGATTTTCATAATCCAGCCTCCGCGGAACGACGCGCTGACAGGCAACGCTTGACCCTATAGTAACCCCAGGGTGTGGAATAGCGTTCATGAAGACGAAATTCCCGCCTATCGTTGCTGTTCAAAAAAGGGACGGAGCTGATCCGCACCCTGCCCACGCTCACGACCATGACGCTTGCTGCGGACATGATCATGGCGCACCGGCTGACGCCGGTGCGCATCGGGGCGAAGGCGGCGCGGCTACGGCTGCGACCGCAGCAGGCCGCGATCATGACGGCCACGATGACTGCTGCGGTGGCCACGCGCCCGCTGTGCC is a window of Bordetella sp. N DNA encoding:
- a CDS encoding heavy-metal-associated domain-containing protein, encoding MALQYQVPDMTCGHCVKTITGAVTTAVPGASVQADVASHLVTVSGTDDRASVESAIRDAGYTPNPA
- the cadR gene encoding Cd(II)/Pb(II)-responsive transcriptional regulator, which translates into the protein MKIGELAKAAGTTVETVRYYEKEGLLPAPERGDNNYRSYGPTHADRLRLIRNCRALDMTQEEIRAILQLADSHAADCGPINDIFDAHITHVDERIAELTQLKAQLGDLRQRCLSARPHAENCGILHGLAEMQVEERPERHTHLG
- the cueR gene encoding Cu(I)-responsive transcriptional regulator produces the protein MNIGQAATATGISAKMIRYYEGIGLIDTAGRTEAGYRVYSDHDLHTLRFIRRARDLGFTVEVMRDLLALWRDRGRASADVKRIALEHVAELERKAAALRQMADTLQHLAAHCHGDQRPDCPIIDELGAPGAQ
- a CDS encoding nitroreductase, which translates into the protein MNSPETISTPLHALYSRRSTKFLRAPGPSPDELGQILQAGMSAPDHGSQRPWRYAIIRGENIAKLADVALGAVKRSGDPRMTPEKEKSVREWMASVPLFLAVAQKIDHGKIPEHEQMLAAGASVMNVLNAVHMLGYAAFWSTGVGTYVEEVQLALGFDPLDYRFLGYLAIGTPGCEVPPVKRPDYKDFITEWTGPVA
- a CDS encoding cold-shock protein → MQTGIVKWFNAEKGFGFITPESGGRDLFAHISEIKGDGAPTLAENQRVSFVMAEGAKGPQATNIRVL
- a CDS encoding glutathione peroxidase, encoding MLQAREGQRVPNVTFPVREGNEWKQVSTDDVFKNKTVVVFSLPGAFTPTCSSTHLPRYNELAPAFFANGVDSIVCLSVNDTFVMNEWAKDQESSNITLMPDGNGDFTEGMGMLVDKRNLGFGKRSWRYSMLVRDGVVEKMFIEPEKDGDPFEVSDADTMLNYLSPSAAKPDQVVVFSKVGCPFCIEAKAILDNKGYNFVDIPLDNKVRGRVIGAVSGAGTAPQVFINGALIGGLDSLKAHFAIAA
- a CDS encoding dihydrolipoyl dehydrogenase, giving the protein MKTLHTDVAVIGAGTAGLGAYRAAIAAGKRALLIEAGQYGTTCARVGCMPSKLLIAAAEAAHTAAHGAPFGVHIDGKVRVDGREVMARVRRERDRFVGFVVEGVESIPAQDKLLGYARFVSDNVLRVDDHTEVHAGSVVIATGSTPAVPPPFKALGDRVVVNDDVFYWDDLPRSVAVFGPGVIGLELGQALARLGVRVRVFGVSGSLGGLSDPAVRDSARKAFQEEFYLDPDARVLETVREGDAVKIRYVALDNSERTETFDYALVATGRRANVGGLNLQNTSLKLNPAGVPEFDRYTMQAGTSSIFIAGDANSDVPLLHEAADEGRIAGENAAHYPRVTAGQRRAPMAVVFSDPQIGVVGTPYGRLQEGSFVSGQVDFGNQGRSRVMLKNKGRLHVYADRASGRFLGAEMAGPSVEHLAHLLAWALQQGLTIAAMLEMPFYHPVVEEGLRTALRDAQAKLDEARVPLAAAA